One Pseudodesulfovibrio cashew DNA window includes the following coding sequences:
- a CDS encoding substrate-binding periplasmic protein, with protein MQVIIYPPLAYEVNGELLGVAPEVVKQIQARVGDINPIRSAPWLRAYEQAVSSPGQALFAIVRIPEREKLFKWVGPIFSEGDYFFCRKGSDVRVADLEEAKRVTRIAVRKDGYTHQALAAAGFRNLDISPSYDSSYKKLEEGRVDLVLMGERTYAYMVSKAGLDPSLFERTQCKFAESSAWLAFSRDVPDTTIARWQQALDELKSSGEYDKIMEHNFSR; from the coding sequence ATGCAGGTCATTATCTATCCGCCGCTCGCCTATGAGGTGAACGGGGAGTTGCTTGGCGTCGCCCCTGAGGTGGTCAAGCAAATCCAGGCCCGGGTCGGGGACATCAACCCTATCCGGTCCGCGCCCTGGCTCCGCGCCTATGAGCAGGCGGTCAGCTCGCCCGGGCAGGCCCTGTTCGCCATTGTCCGCATCCCCGAGCGCGAGAAGCTGTTCAAGTGGGTGGGGCCCATCTTCAGCGAGGGCGACTATTTCTTTTGCCGCAAGGGCAGCGACGTCAGGGTCGCCGACCTGGAGGAAGCCAAGCGGGTGACTCGGATCGCCGTGCGCAAGGACGGCTATACGCATCAGGCCCTGGCTGCGGCGGGGTTCCGAAATCTCGACATCAGCCCGAGCTACGACTCCAGCTACAAGAAACTGGAGGAGGGGCGTGTCGACCTGGTGCTCATGGGTGAGAGGACTTACGCCTACATGGTCTCCAAGGCGGGCCTGGACCCTTCGCTCTTCGAGCGCACCCAGTGCAAGTTCGCCGAGTCCTCGGCGTGGCTCGCTTTTTCCCGTGACGTCCCGGATACGACCATAGCCCGATGGCAGCAGGCGCTCGATGAGCTCAAGTCCAGCGGTGAATACGACAAGATCATGGAGCATAATTTCAGCCGGTAG
- a CDS encoding methyl-accepting chemotaxis protein, translated as MIALGFQSKLTIASVCIVLLTIVCMTGVNFINSRSEYLENGVTSLNDISATLAETVTMQDRLARKKIISDLNIFKSAMGVSGLPMFEMLYDVDMTITNQATGASEDVTIPAFKLGTKYLHESTDLVDSMAETSGAVCSVLQLNGERLIRVTTTMPGPDGKSAKGSYIPADNPAYAAILAGKRYEGLLSLDGGWYVVAYEAVRDFDDKVMGALEVARPVISADFASFIGKVNVGGKGYSYVFLHGGQESVKAEDEHAAAAVRDKVLGDETLSSRGGTFAVQADGSEVWSCVVRFEPWDAYLVTSVKTSDLLSGVDRRILISAAEAAALPLGLALLIIWFVSRQLVAPMNKLAATAQAVGQGNFECDFDYGADDAIGRTMASVKEMVREMKTRLGFSRGVLAGVTIPCGVVDLENRVTHLNQAAVDILGKRKTPDKYFGELFNEVVYHDLKRETLTQVAMRRRKQVEWELELDRDIDGVKVILQVVATPIYDLDGELMGAITIWVDLTEERRQKEAVENKNALIEAAADEATEIARAVSASARDLAEKIRTASDGAMEQSNRAMEASSAMDEMNSSVTEVARNASSTASMSEETSELARSGAEIVGRSVEMMRAVHEQSEGLRAQMDDLGEHAKGIGAIMGVITDIADQTNLLALNAAIEAARAGEAGRGFAVVADEVRKLAEKTMDATHEVGEYIHSIQESASNNIRSTEDSAEALRECRRMIEQSGESLNLIVAKADEAAVQVQSIASAAEEQSATSEQINAATDTVNRIAGETADSMRESAAAIERLNGLAGELRRAIDKMQG; from the coding sequence ATGATTGCTCTAGGGTTCCAAAGCAAGCTTACCATTGCCTCGGTGTGCATCGTCCTTCTGACCATCGTCTGCATGACCGGAGTGAACTTCATCAATTCACGCAGCGAATATCTCGAAAACGGCGTAACCTCCCTCAACGACATCTCGGCGACCCTGGCCGAGACCGTGACCATGCAGGACCGCTTGGCGCGGAAAAAGATCATCTCGGATCTGAACATTTTCAAGTCGGCCATGGGCGTCAGTGGGCTGCCCATGTTTGAGATGCTCTACGACGTGGACATGACCATCACCAATCAGGCGACAGGCGCATCCGAGGACGTCACCATCCCGGCCTTCAAGCTCGGAACCAAGTACCTGCACGAGTCCACCGACCTGGTGGATTCCATGGCCGAGACTTCCGGGGCGGTCTGTTCGGTGCTCCAACTGAACGGTGAGCGGCTCATCCGGGTGACCACGACCATGCCCGGGCCGGACGGCAAATCCGCCAAAGGCAGCTATATCCCGGCGGACAACCCGGCTTACGCTGCGATCCTGGCCGGGAAGCGCTACGAGGGGCTGCTCTCCCTGGATGGAGGGTGGTACGTGGTGGCCTATGAGGCGGTCCGCGATTTCGATGACAAGGTGATGGGCGCGCTTGAGGTGGCGCGGCCGGTGATCTCCGCTGATTTTGCTTCCTTCATAGGCAAGGTGAACGTGGGCGGGAAAGGGTATTCCTATGTGTTCCTCCACGGCGGGCAGGAGTCGGTCAAGGCAGAGGATGAGCATGCTGCGGCAGCCGTCCGCGACAAGGTTTTGGGCGACGAGACCCTGTCCTCCCGGGGCGGCACCTTCGCCGTGCAGGCGGACGGGAGCGAAGTCTGGTCTTGCGTGGTCCGGTTCGAGCCCTGGGACGCCTATCTGGTGACCAGCGTAAAGACCTCGGATCTGCTCTCGGGCGTGGACAGGCGTATCCTGATCAGCGCTGCCGAGGCTGCGGCGCTCCCTCTGGGGCTCGCCCTGCTGATCATCTGGTTCGTCAGCCGCCAACTGGTGGCCCCCATGAACAAGCTGGCGGCCACAGCCCAGGCAGTGGGCCAGGGCAACTTCGAGTGCGATTTCGATTACGGCGCGGACGACGCCATCGGCCGGACCATGGCTTCGGTCAAGGAGATGGTCCGCGAGATGAAAACACGGCTCGGCTTCAGCCGGGGCGTGCTGGCCGGGGTGACAATTCCCTGTGGTGTGGTCGATCTGGAGAACCGGGTCACGCACCTCAACCAGGCGGCCGTGGATATTTTGGGCAAGCGCAAGACACCGGACAAGTATTTCGGGGAGTTGTTCAACGAGGTGGTCTACCACGACCTGAAGCGGGAGACGCTCACTCAGGTTGCCATGCGCAGGCGCAAGCAGGTCGAATGGGAGCTTGAACTGGACAGGGACATCGACGGCGTCAAGGTCATCCTGCAGGTGGTGGCAACGCCCATCTATGACTTGGACGGAGAGCTCATGGGCGCCATCACCATCTGGGTGGACCTGACCGAGGAGCGGCGGCAGAAAGAAGCCGTCGAGAACAAAAACGCGCTCATTGAAGCCGCCGCGGACGAGGCCACGGAGATCGCCCGGGCGGTGTCCGCCTCCGCCAGGGACCTGGCCGAGAAGATCCGAACCGCCAGCGACGGGGCCATGGAGCAGAGCAACCGAGCAATGGAGGCATCCTCGGCAATGGATGAGATGAACAGCTCGGTCACCGAGGTGGCTCGGAACGCCTCGTCCACGGCCTCCATGTCCGAGGAGACCAGCGAACTGGCCCGCTCCGGGGCCGAGATCGTGGGCCGGTCCGTGGAGATGATGCGCGCCGTGCACGAGCAGTCCGAGGGCTTGCGCGCCCAGATGGACGATCTGGGCGAGCATGCCAAGGGTATCGGCGCGATTATGGGCGTGATTACGGACATCGCCGACCAGACCAATCTGCTTGCGCTCAACGCCGCCATCGAAGCGGCCAGGGCCGGCGAGGCCGGGCGCGGTTTCGCGGTGGTTGCCGACGAGGTGCGCAAGCTGGCCGAGAAGACCATGGACGCCACCCACGAGGTGGGCGAGTACATCCATTCCATTCAGGAGAGCGCTTCAAACAATATTCGGTCCACCGAGGATTCGGCAGAAGCGTTGCGCGAGTGCCGCCGGATGATCGAACAGTCCGGCGAATCGCTCAATCTCATCGTGGCCAAGGCTGACGAGGCCGCAGTGCAGGTTCAGTCCATTGCCTCTGCGGCCGAGGAGCAGTCCGCCACCAGTGAGCAGATCAACGCAGCCACGGACACCGTAAACCGCATCGCCGGAGAGACCGCCGATTCCATGCGCGAGTCCGCAGCCGCCATCGAAAGGCTCAACGGTCTGGCCGGGGAATTGCGGAGGGCTATCGACAAGATGCAGGGTTGA